TTTAGGACGCCTCATGTTCCGTCCTAACCGCACAAGTTTAGGCTATACCTGTATAACTACGGTTAAAGTATATTACTCTAGATTGTCTAGAACTGAGTCGAGGATTTTATGGAATCCCAGATCTAGCACCTAGCGATCGCTGTTCTCATACCGTGTCTGGTTTTTGGCTGCAACTGCATGGCTATCCAATCTTTTCTCCAGCGTGCCCTGAAAATTCGCGATCGCGAACTCGGGAAAGTCATCCGCTTTACCTTGCTTGGAGCCATGCTGCAAGCCGGTTTAGCTATTGGCATCAGCACTGCTGATGCCCTTTTTATCGTAGAAGTAGGCTCGGTCAACCTACCCATCGTTTACCTACTGCTGCCCGTCGTCATGATGGTCTATACGCCCATCTACTCATACTTAATTGGGCGCTATGGCATTGATCGAGTCTTTAATCTCACCCTGCTGGCGCTAATCATGGGCGGAAGCAGTTTTTTTCTTCTCCTCACCTTATTTTCAGTCCGCACTGGCTTAAACGCTCCCGACTGGATTTTTTACGTTGCCAAGCTCTATACCTGGCTGTGGTACATTGCGCTCTATTCCCTATTTTGGAATTTTACCGATGGCTACTTTGATATCCAAGATGGAAAACGGTTATTTCCCATCTTCAGCAGCGGCACAGCCCTCGGCACCTCCATCGGTGGCGGCATCGTCACGGTGTTTGCCCAGGTTATCGCCACCCGATACCTATTCCTAATCTGGGCAGCGATCGCCCTGCTCACCTTCCCAGTGCTGTACAACATTAAGCAGAACCTGCATCGATTGGATGAGGAGCCCGAGGAAGCGATCACCACCGAAAATTTTTGGCAGCAAAATAAAAAAGTGGTGGGGATCATCACCCAATCGCGCTACATCATGGTGCTAACCAGCATCTTCTTTACCACGCTGATTATTACGACCCTGAATGAATACCTCTATCTGAATATCTTTGAAGCCCAAGGCAGCGTCGAACAGCTCGCCTCTCTCTTGGGCCTGCTGTTTTTACTCACCAGTCTGTTCAATATTGGGGTGAATCTATTTTTGTTCAACCGCTTGGTGCTCTCCATTGGCGTCCGCAACGTTGCGCTGATCCAGCCCGCTGTTTACTTAATCACCTTCCTACTCTTTTCACTGCAAGGAGGATATCCGGCGGCTCTGTTTGGATTTTTTGCCTACCAGGGTATTTTGACCTCGATTGAATACAACAACCAAAACTTTCTGTTTAACGCCATTCCTGCCCAGGTGAAACAGCAAGTACGCACCTTCATTGAGGGTCTCTGTGAACCCATGGCGACGGTGGTCATTGGCGGATTTTTGCTGATCTTTTCGCGATCGCTTAGCCCTGCCGCCCTCTCCACTGTAGGGTTGGGACTTGTAGTTATTTTTTGGCTCCTAGTGCTGATTGTGCGAGAAGACTATCTGCGGGCCATGGTGACCCTGCTGCGGGAAGGATGGCTGGACTTTTCCCTGGCCCGCCAGGCAAAGCTGACCTTAAGCCCCCAAGAGTCGCGACAGTTGGTGTTAGAATTGCCCACCCTACCGACCCATACCTTACTCTCTGCTCTACGTATTCTGTGGTGCAACGATCGCTGACTCGCAGTGCAGGCTCTGCTTAACTATCTAAACACCTTGCCTCAAGAGCAATGGGGGCAGATGAAACCTATTTTTTCCCTCATGCTCAGCAGTCAAGATTATGAGGTGGTGCGCATGCTCTATAAATGGCTGGATTGTCAAGAGGTATCACTCCATTTCAGCCTGCTGGAAGAATTGGGCTATAACAACTTAATTAGTGCAACGACGGCGCATCCGCTCTTGGAGTCAGAGGATGCTAATGTGCGGGGGGCAGCGATCGTCGTATCGCTCAATGATTGGAGCCTCAAATCCCGCAGCCATGCTCTGCAGCACCTCGATAGGATGCTTCAAGGCACCGAGGCCGAGCAACAGGCCGCTATTCGGGCCCTCGGGCGATCGCGTCAGACTCGCTATACCAATCTACTGCTACCTTATCTTTCCCATTCTGCAACATCGCTGCGCCGGGAAGCCCTCGATGCCATTCGCTACCTAGCTGACCAAGAGTCTAGCCGATTGCTCCAGCCGCTGCTCCAAGCCATTCGTGTAGGAACAGCCGATGAACGCTGCCTCGCCATGGAGTCGTTGATTAAGATCAATGACTCTAGTTGCGTATCGCCTTTGCTCACCCTCAGCCAACATCTCACGCCGGTAGAGAAACGACAGGCGGAAGATGTGGTGCTCCAGATTGGCTTGAAAGCTATACCGGCGGCGATCGCCATCTTTCAGGATGCAGGGCAACCCTACGATGCGCGATCGATGGCCGCACGGGCGATTAGCCGTCTAGCCTTTGCCCAGTTTGAAGCCATTTTTCCTCGGTTGATTACCACAGAGATTGAGCAAGCCTACCGCTTCCTGCACCATCAAGCGATCCTTCAGACCACCCAAGACCAACGCCCCGGCGCAACCGTGTTGACCCTGATGTATCAAGATGGCCGCGAAACGGCGGTTAGCTTTATTTTGGAAATGTTGACCTTAGGCGGACGGCTCCCCGACTTTGAGTTGCTGCGAGCCTCTCTACGATCCGACAACCTCAAAGAGCGCGGTAATGCCATTGAAACCATTGAGCAGGGTGTTAGTCGCACTATTTTTCAAGCGCTGCTGCCCTTGCTTGACTCCCGCAACTTCCGCGATCGCCTGCATCGTGTGGGACGAGACCAGCCCTATCACTCCGCCGAGGAAGTGCTCCACCAATCGCTGAACAGTACCCATGAGCTGGAGAGGGCGGCGGCAGTTCAGGCCATCTGGGATCAGCAAGACAACGCCAGCGATCGCCTGCGACAGATGCTGCACCAGTCTGCCCAGAGTGGTATGGTTCGCGACACGGTGATGGCGCTTCTCTTTCGATCCGCTCCATCCGAGACCCAGATCCCAGATCAACTGAATCTCATTGAACGCATTGCCCAGCTATCGCGAGGACGATTTTTTGCCGCCCTCAGCATCCGAGAGCTGGAAGCCATTGCACGGGACGCCACCGAGGTTCGGTATACCAATACCCTGCTCTACCAGCTTGGGGATCCTGCTGATCACGTCTATTACATTGTGTCCGGCACCGTCTATCTCGATACCGGCGATCGCATAGAGGGGGACTGGTTTGGCGAAGACGGTTTATATGGCCAACGCGATCGCACCCATGCGGCCAAAACCCAGTATCTCCATGCCCTAGTGATATCGGCCAGCGCCCTGCTGCGGGCCGCCGAGACCTACCCGAACATCGCCATTAAGTTACTAGAAACCAAGCTCACCGTCCCACCCCATGCCAAACGTTAAGCTACAGACCCTAATTCTGCTCGGCGTCACACCGCTGCTGGCGTTGATTTCCACCGTGATCGCCGTCAGCCACTACTTTGATATTCGCCAGTTAATCATGCGCGGCTTCGACCAAAAGCTATTTGCCGTGAGTACGGTGACAGCCTCCTTCGTCGATCCCGACGTCCATGCCTCGATCTACCGTCCCATAGATATTCGCAACCTCGCCTACGATAGTCGCGATCGCCGCCTCTATGGTCTTGATGCCAGCGGCCACCTGTATGAGATTAATCTAACCACGGGGGAAGCCCTGCCCGTGCAATCCAGCAGCCTCTACAACCTCACCGACATCACCTACCATAGCAACGAGGATCTGCTCTACGGCGTGAATGGAGCTGGTCAGCAGTTAATCACGATTGATCCTCACCATGGCGATACGCGATCGCTGCCGCTCAGTACCGCCGTATCCGGCATTGCCTACGATGAAGACGCTGATATTCTATACGGCAGTCATCGATCCCTATCGACGATTGATCCCACCACGGGCACCGTCACCCCAACCGGCACCCTGCCGACCTTTGTGCGATCCCTGAGCATCAACAGCGGTATTCTCTACGGCACCACCATCCAAGATCAGCCCCTGATCGCCATCGATCCAGCCACCGTCACCCCCCTACCCCTGCCCTTCATGGACGAGCTGATGGCCAAGACCCAACAGCCGATCTTGGGGATTGACGTCACACCGGATCGTCAGTTGCTGATCGCTGGCAGCCAGCAACTTTTTAAAGTTAACTTAAACACCCAGGTTATTCAGACAGACTTTGCCAGCGGCTATCGCAGCGAAGCAACGCCGGACTATCAAGGCTATGTGCAACCCATGCGGCGGATTAATCGTCGCCT
The Candidatus Obscuribacterales bacterium genome window above contains:
- a CDS encoding cyclic nucleotide-binding domain-containing protein, with product MKPIFSLMLSSQDYEVVRMLYKWLDCQEVSLHFSLLEELGYNNLISATTAHPLLESEDANVRGAAIVVSLNDWSLKSRSHALQHLDRMLQGTEAEQQAAIRALGRSRQTRYTNLLLPYLSHSATSLRREALDAIRYLADQESSRLLQPLLQAIRVGTADERCLAMESLIKINDSSCVSPLLTLSQHLTPVEKRQAEDVVLQIGLKAIPAAIAIFQDAGQPYDARSMAARAISRLAFAQFEAIFPRLITTEIEQAYRFLHHQAILQTTQDQRPGATVLTLMYQDGRETAVSFILEMLTLGGRLPDFELLRASLRSDNLKERGNAIETIEQGVSRTIFQALLPLLDSRNFRDRLHRVGRDQPYHSAEEVLHQSLNSTHELERAAAVQAIWDQQDNASDRLRQMLHQSAQSGMVRDTVMALLFRSAPSETQIPDQLNLIERIAQLSRGRFFAALSIRELEAIARDATEVRYTNTLLYQLGDPADHVYYIVSGTVYLDTGDRIEGDWFGEDGLYGQRDRTHAAKTQYLHALVISASALLRAAETYPNIAIKLLETKLTVPPHAKR